One region of Ornithinibacter aureus genomic DNA includes:
- a CDS encoding glycine cleavage system protein R, with product METLVLTVISDDRPGLVATLSASLAARGATWQRSQLSQLAGKFAGIVEVVVPAVGVDGLVADLEGLAGQGITVSTTRTSAAAEAPTHHLTLDLVGADRPGIVAEVSALLSARGIGIVELETFVSEAPMAGGMLFEAHAVLAAPAGADEGELRAAMESLADELMVDVALAEDA from the coding sequence ATGGAGACCTTGGTGCTGACGGTCATCAGTGACGACCGACCCGGGCTGGTGGCGACGCTGTCGGCCAGCCTCGCCGCTCGGGGCGCCACGTGGCAGCGCAGCCAGTTGTCGCAGCTGGCAGGCAAGTTCGCCGGCATCGTCGAGGTCGTCGTCCCGGCGGTCGGTGTCGACGGGCTCGTGGCCGACCTCGAGGGGTTGGCGGGTCAGGGCATCACCGTCTCGACCACGCGCACGAGTGCGGCGGCCGAGGCGCCGACTCACCACCTCACCCTCGACCTGGTCGGGGCCGATCGTCCCGGCATCGTCGCCGAGGTGTCGGCACTGCTCTCGGCGCGGGGGATCGGCATCGTCGAACTCGAGACCTTCGTCAGCGAGGCACCGATGGCCGGCGGCATGCTCTTCGAGGCCCACGCCGTGCTGGCCGCGCCGGCCGGAGCGGACGAGGGTGAGCTGCGGGCGGCGATGGAGTCGCTCGC